The Neorhodopirellula lusitana genome contains a region encoding:
- the rnc gene encoding ribonuclease III has protein sequence MPASPEDTADDPSSSAGPSPDTATPSPPSNSDLAGPGQFIADQRKPHADSIRLIDSTSNEANHIDADAKLQRCQEILEYRFKTPSLLLSALTHASGAANRLASNERLEFLGDAVLGLTVCRWLFEDYPEYTEGDLTKIKSAVVSRRACGRTACKLGLDECLIVGRGVTRNRSYPRSLVSDVFESVIAALYLDGGADVVCDRLKLWLADEVKLAVDTQGSGNHKSVLQQYAQRELSATPVYRLIRESGPDHRKAFLIGAVIGEQEFPPAWGNNKKDAEQRAAANALATLHEQPIPHSSEEQEPAST, from the coding sequence GTGCCCGCATCTCCTGAAGATACGGCTGACGATCCGTCATCGTCCGCCGGTCCAAGCCCTGATACAGCAACTCCGAGCCCGCCTTCCAATTCGGATCTCGCCGGCCCCGGTCAATTCATTGCTGATCAACGCAAACCGCATGCTGACTCAATCCGCCTGATTGACTCAACATCCAATGAGGCCAACCACATCGACGCCGATGCAAAACTGCAACGGTGCCAAGAGATTCTGGAGTATCGGTTCAAGACACCCAGTCTGTTGCTATCAGCACTCACGCACGCTTCGGGAGCGGCCAACCGACTGGCAAGCAACGAACGTTTAGAGTTCTTGGGCGATGCCGTACTGGGACTGACGGTTTGCCGGTGGCTGTTCGAGGACTACCCGGAATACACCGAAGGCGATTTGACCAAAATTAAGTCAGCCGTGGTCAGCCGTCGTGCATGCGGACGGACCGCGTGCAAGTTGGGACTGGACGAATGTCTTATCGTGGGCCGTGGTGTCACGCGAAATCGCTCATACCCACGATCCTTAGTCAGTGACGTTTTTGAATCTGTCATTGCGGCGTTGTACCTCGATGGCGGCGCCGACGTGGTTTGCGATCGTTTGAAGCTATGGTTGGCCGACGAGGTCAAACTGGCCGTCGACACCCAGGGTTCTGGTAATCACAAAAGCGTGCTTCAGCAATATGCTCAACGAGAGCTATCGGCCACCCCGGTCTATCGACTGATCCGAGAAAGTGGACCCGATCACCGGAAAGCCTTCTTGATCGGTGCCGTCATTGGCGAGCAAGAGTTCCCGCCGGCCTGGGGAAACAATAAGAAAGACGCGGAACAACGGGCCGCCGCCAATGCTTTGGCCACCCTGCATGAACAGCCGATTCCCCACTCCAGTGAAGAACAGGAACCGGCGAGCACCTAA
- a CDS encoding OmpH family outer membrane protein yields MRRFVLSAIALAITTLTVLAPTAATAQESGHRIAVVDVAYIFKNNNGIKSQVKQVEQNLKTFDAELQAKRNELKNAAEKLKTFQVGSSDYTSQEEKVASMESKLRLDMARKRKELADREAKIYYDNYQHIAAGVKILAQHYKINLVLRYNSEDMDLQKGESVIRGVMKNIVYHDEALDMTPGVMQYLDKILVAGGEGSTTVK; encoded by the coding sequence GTGCGACGATTCGTTCTATCGGCCATCGCCCTGGCCATCACCACATTGACTGTTCTCGCCCCGACCGCCGCAACCGCTCAAGAGAGTGGACACCGGATTGCCGTGGTAGATGTTGCATACATCTTCAAGAACAATAACGGGATTAAATCCCAAGTTAAACAAGTCGAACAAAACTTGAAAACGTTCGACGCCGAGCTTCAAGCAAAACGGAATGAGCTGAAAAATGCCGCCGAGAAGCTCAAGACTTTCCAGGTCGGATCTTCCGACTACACGTCCCAGGAAGAGAAGGTCGCTTCGATGGAATCGAAGTTGCGTCTCGACATGGCTCGTAAACGTAAAGAACTTGCTGATCGCGAAGCCAAGATCTACTACGACAACTACCAGCACATCGCTGCGGGCGTCAAGATTCTGGCTCAGCACTACAAGATCAACCTTGTCTTGCGTTACAACAGCGAAGACATGGACTTGCAAAAAGGTGAGTCGGTTATCCGTGGCGTCATGAAGAACATCGTCTATCACGACGAAGCTCTCGATATGACACCAGGCGTCATGCAGTATCTGGATAAGATTCTGGTCGCCGGTGGAGAAGGCAGCACTACAGTTAAGTAG
- a CDS encoding DUF58 domain-containing protein yields the protein MSNSQIPSSKRPDADSTAPAMPAVAASTTSPTATASSTFTVIAICAGVMVLGLIAGAGLWMTAAMTVALVVGGGAFLSTQWSDFVIAEREDAPGVGQDMAVVIGSRIPISIAVTNQGRLPVVWVLAEDLMPRLTASEAEETDSTSELYRAAPLTIDGPRLAVMTLWPGQTKHLRYTIVCKRRGYYQIGPTVLETGDPVGMYRRYRLGTRPMFLCVLPKIELLSTYEIGSRRPIGEIRIRSNVMPDPTRLRGIRKWQTGDPMRSVHWAATARTGTLHSKIYEPSSVIGATIVVDMHVSTNPNRNEPFRTDLSITAAASIAAALHDAGEPFGLATNGRDAADRIREEGFRGDHRVSDPFLVRSSAGASAAMRSENDRLRPVVMDVDRGPLHLQQMTRTLARLERTDGLTLPEFLIESESRLSNETTLLVILQQAPAETIGALVGFARRGWAVSVILNSLDLDQYTSVAGPLMAEHIQVAHLSDEKSILDVCRQQMMR from the coding sequence GTGTCAAACAGCCAAATCCCGTCTTCCAAGCGTCCCGACGCCGATTCGACCGCGCCAGCGATGCCAGCCGTTGCTGCGTCCACGACATCGCCGACTGCGACGGCCTCATCCACGTTCACTGTCATCGCGATTTGCGCCGGCGTGATGGTCCTAGGGCTGATCGCGGGAGCGGGCTTGTGGATGACCGCGGCGATGACGGTCGCGTTAGTGGTCGGCGGCGGAGCGTTCCTGTCCACGCAGTGGTCCGATTTCGTGATCGCTGAACGAGAAGACGCACCCGGTGTCGGGCAAGACATGGCGGTTGTCATCGGTTCCCGAATCCCCATCAGCATCGCCGTCACCAACCAGGGCCGGTTGCCCGTCGTCTGGGTCTTGGCGGAAGACCTGATGCCACGACTCACCGCGTCGGAAGCCGAAGAGACGGATTCAACGAGCGAGCTTTACCGGGCCGCTCCGCTAACCATCGATGGTCCACGTCTAGCGGTGATGACGCTTTGGCCTGGCCAAACCAAGCACTTGCGTTACACGATCGTTTGTAAGCGTCGCGGCTATTACCAGATCGGCCCCACTGTTCTCGAAACGGGCGATCCCGTCGGCATGTACCGTCGCTATCGACTCGGGACCCGTCCGATGTTTTTGTGCGTGCTGCCTAAGATTGAACTGCTATCAACCTACGAAATTGGCTCGCGGCGTCCCATCGGCGAGATTCGCATTCGGTCCAACGTGATGCCCGACCCCACGCGTCTGCGAGGCATTCGTAAATGGCAGACCGGCGATCCAATGCGCAGTGTTCACTGGGCCGCGACCGCTCGCACCGGCACATTGCACAGTAAAATCTACGAGCCTTCCTCGGTAATCGGGGCTACGATCGTAGTGGACATGCACGTTTCCACCAATCCAAACCGTAACGAACCCTTTCGAACCGACCTCAGCATCACCGCGGCGGCGTCCATTGCAGCCGCCTTGCATGACGCGGGCGAGCCTTTTGGATTGGCGACGAACGGGCGTGACGCAGCCGATCGAATCCGCGAAGAAGGCTTCCGAGGCGATCACCGGGTCAGTGATCCGTTCCTGGTCCGATCATCCGCCGGAGCGTCCGCCGCAATGCGAAGCGAGAATGATCGCTTGCGTCCGGTAGTGATGGACGTCGATCGTGGACCACTGCATCTTCAACAAATGACACGAACTCTGGCACGCCTGGAACGCACCGATGGCCTCACCTTGCCCGAGTTTTTGATTGAAAGTGAATCTCGGCTTTCCAACGAAACCACGTTGCTGGTGATCCTTCAACAAGCTCCCGCTGAAACGATCGGTGCCTTGGTTGGTTTCGCTCGACGTGGCTGGGCCGTCTCAGTCATTCTCAACTCGCTGGACTTAGACCAATACACGAGTGTTGCGGGGCCATTAATGGCGGAGCATATCCAGGTCGCTCATCTATCCGATGAAAAAAGCATCCTGGACGTGTGCCGCCAACAAATGATGCGTTAG
- a CDS encoding DUF4332 domain-containing protein: MKNEPNRWLLAILRAAHCRSTHHHFAIDALPLVGTSAGQRLAGHLLQHHSKYLVGAKEPDTRFRDFHNHVIHVDDGYWGGAPRVAHQWYDRLQKHIRNNDWAEAARAAGVLSHYFTDPIQPLHTAQSPAEKVLHRPIEWSITKSYTSLREQWQEDPTRTVFQLSDGPGWLGEAILQSARIAHQHYDTLITHYDLKAGRSNPPAGLDTVSRGCLAQLIGLCITGWARVIERAALDAEQFRAQPIPTVRTNLATVLAGIRVPTQMWIRRIEHANEQRKVQGLIDEFEKNGTVERFLPSEVRVVEKVRKVHNHEREYTKRLLEKKSNTHIRILEESKLEVHNEDTLATKSPPSDAIPTTANSPEEASPVISFQPATSSRRIRLNVRSPLVDAPSIGEKTAARFKAIGIHTVADFLSASPEAMAAELATRWITVSTIHAWRCQAILMCQLPAMLARETQLLVGAKFNTADKIAKSNADLLLQAIRVYADTDSGRRHLRGAQPPELERVEEWIDDAALALVRQKRTLNRTDTATDTATDTATDTSKSGSIASSDSTNSKAA; the protein is encoded by the coding sequence TTGAAGAATGAACCTAATCGCTGGTTACTCGCAATCTTGCGAGCTGCGCATTGCCGCAGCACGCATCACCACTTTGCGATCGATGCGCTTCCATTGGTAGGAACATCGGCCGGCCAGCGACTGGCGGGACATCTACTTCAACATCATTCGAAATACCTTGTCGGTGCCAAAGAGCCTGACACCCGATTTCGCGATTTCCACAACCACGTCATCCATGTGGATGACGGGTACTGGGGCGGTGCTCCCCGCGTGGCACATCAGTGGTATGACCGACTGCAAAAGCACATTCGCAACAACGATTGGGCCGAAGCCGCTCGCGCCGCTGGCGTTTTGAGCCATTACTTCACCGATCCGATTCAGCCCCTGCACACGGCGCAGTCGCCAGCGGAAAAAGTGCTGCACCGTCCCATCGAGTGGAGCATTACAAAATCTTACACCTCCCTTCGCGAGCAGTGGCAAGAGGATCCCACGCGAACGGTGTTCCAGCTGTCCGATGGCCCCGGTTGGCTCGGCGAAGCCATCCTGCAATCCGCCCGGATTGCTCATCAACACTACGATACCCTGATCACGCACTACGACTTAAAGGCCGGTCGCTCCAACCCACCGGCGGGATTGGATACCGTTTCGCGCGGCTGCCTCGCGCAGTTGATTGGTCTGTGCATTACCGGATGGGCCCGTGTGATTGAACGTGCCGCTCTGGACGCCGAACAATTCCGAGCGCAACCGATCCCCACGGTTCGAACCAATCTGGCGACCGTACTGGCCGGCATCCGAGTGCCGACGCAAATGTGGATCCGCAGGATCGAGCACGCCAACGAACAACGCAAAGTTCAAGGTCTGATCGATGAGTTCGAGAAAAACGGCACCGTTGAACGATTCCTACCCAGCGAAGTCCGGGTCGTCGAGAAGGTAAGGAAGGTCCACAACCACGAACGTGAGTACACCAAGCGGCTACTGGAAAAGAAATCCAACACTCACATTCGCATCCTCGAAGAATCCAAGCTGGAAGTTCACAACGAGGACACACTTGCAACAAAATCGCCGCCATCCGATGCGATCCCCACCACAGCGAACTCACCCGAGGAAGCTTCACCCGTCATTTCCTTTCAGCCTGCGACATCGTCTCGTCGAATTCGCCTGAACGTCCGATCGCCTTTGGTCGACGCGCCTTCAATCGGTGAAAAGACAGCGGCACGTTTTAAAGCGATTGGGATCCACACCGTTGCCGACTTCCTGTCAGCCTCACCCGAGGCAATGGCAGCGGAATTGGCGACTCGATGGATCACGGTGTCAACAATTCACGCGTGGCGATGCCAAGCAATCTTGATGTGTCAATTGCCCGCCATGCTCGCTCGAGAAACCCAGCTGCTGGTCGGCGCGAAATTCAATACCGCGGATAAGATTGCCAAGTCCAACGCCGACTTGCTCCTTCAAGCGATTCGCGTCTACGCGGACACGGATTCGGGACGCCGGCACCTTCGTGGTGCCCAACCGCCGGAGCTAGAGCGAGTCGAAGAATGGATTGACGATGCTGCCCTCGCCCTGGTTCGCCAAAAACGAACACTGAACCGAACCGACACGGCAACCGACACGGCAACCGACACGGCAACCGACACCAGTAAATCCGGATCGATAGCATCAAGCGACTCCACCAATTCGAAGGCTGCTTAG
- the lpxA gene encoding acyl-ACP--UDP-N-acetylglucosamine O-acyltransferase, whose translation MSVVIAPTAVVDPKANLGKDVRVGHFCVIGPDVTIGDRCRIEDHVSITGITRMGSDNQVYSHCSIGSHPQDIGYRNAPTRVEIGDGNVMREQVTINRASEKEDGVTRVGDQNYMMTGTHIAHDCNVGNRIVLANNCMIAGHAHIHDDVTIAGGAGIHQFVSVGTLAFVGAMSRILQDVPPFMIIEGYDAKPRCVNTVGLKRHDYTEDDIKVLTRAFRLLYRQRVGIDTARDEMLSTGPIRPVLRHLFDCLDTTCGGRAGRGRDRRKKAA comes from the coding sequence ATGAGTGTCGTGATCGCTCCCACCGCTGTAGTGGACCCCAAAGCAAATTTGGGCAAAGACGTGCGTGTCGGACACTTCTGCGTGATTGGGCCTGACGTCACCATTGGTGACCGCTGCCGTATCGAAGATCATGTTTCGATTACTGGAATCACCCGGATGGGTAGCGACAACCAGGTGTACTCGCATTGCAGTATCGGTTCGCATCCGCAAGACATCGGTTATCGCAACGCGCCAACGCGTGTTGAAATCGGTGACGGCAACGTGATGCGCGAACAAGTAACGATCAACCGCGCTAGCGAAAAAGAAGATGGCGTCACCCGTGTTGGTGACCAAAACTACATGATGACCGGAACGCACATTGCCCACGACTGTAATGTCGGTAACCGAATTGTGCTGGCCAATAACTGCATGATTGCGGGGCACGCCCATATTCATGACGACGTTACGATTGCGGGTGGAGCTGGGATTCACCAGTTCGTTTCGGTCGGAACATTGGCGTTTGTTGGTGCGATGAGCCGCATTTTGCAAGACGTCCCACCCTTCATGATTATTGAAGGCTATGACGCGAAACCACGCTGTGTGAACACAGTAGGGCTGAAACGCCACGACTATACTGAAGACGATATTAAAGTATTGACGCGAGCATTCCGTTTGCTTTATCGGCAACGTGTCGGGATCGATACTGCTCGCGATGAGATGCTTAGCACTGGGCCTATTCGTCCAGTACTCCGACATCTGTTTGATTGTTTGGATACCACTTGTGGTGGTCGGGCCGGACGAGGCCGAGACCGCCGAAAGAAAGCCGCATGA
- a CDS encoding Gfo/Idh/MocA family oxidoreductase, whose product MSRQQSVGQELKVAVIGGGHLGRIHAKLLTQVEGARLVAVCDPNLEAATTIAEANSRPEESVAAYADYREAIGEFDAAIIAAPTGFHGEIASTLIKAGKHLFVEKPLTHESEEAKRLALLASSRNRVLQVGHVERFNPAFTALGEFGVDVKYVEATRASRFPGRCLDVGVVMDLMIHDLDLVLSLTNAAVRSIHASGLSVVSDHEDIAEARIEFECGLVANLKASRVSPAPARDMVLYSPAGFAQIDFGKPALAMVKASDSLSRRTFDLEAEAENPLKYADELFDQHLSCELKELEPRNAILDELHDFVISVQAGGVPVVDGNAGARAVTVAEAILDAIAERSWYANASDDEIGAKGQPRRRIEQDRVAPRRAA is encoded by the coding sequence ATGAGCCGTCAGCAAAGCGTTGGTCAGGAATTGAAAGTCGCCGTGATCGGTGGCGGACACCTTGGCCGCATTCACGCGAAGTTACTTACCCAGGTCGAAGGTGCTCGACTGGTTGCTGTTTGCGACCCGAATCTAGAAGCTGCCACGACCATTGCCGAAGCGAACAGCCGCCCCGAAGAGTCAGTGGCGGCTTACGCGGATTACCGCGAAGCAATCGGCGAGTTTGATGCCGCGATCATCGCGGCTCCCACTGGATTCCACGGCGAGATTGCATCGACGTTGATCAAGGCTGGTAAGCACCTCTTCGTCGAAAAACCGCTGACTCACGAGTCCGAAGAAGCCAAGCGATTGGCATTGTTGGCATCAAGCCGCAATCGAGTTCTTCAAGTTGGACACGTCGAACGTTTCAATCCAGCCTTCACCGCTTTGGGTGAATTTGGTGTGGATGTGAAATACGTCGAAGCCACCCGTGCGTCACGCTTCCCCGGGCGTTGCCTGGATGTGGGTGTCGTGATGGACTTGATGATCCACGATCTTGACTTGGTGTTGTCGTTGACCAATGCCGCCGTTCGCTCGATTCATGCTAGCGGTTTGTCGGTGGTTTCTGATCACGAAGATATCGCGGAAGCTCGTATCGAATTCGAATGCGGTTTGGTCGCCAACCTGAAAGCTTCGCGTGTGAGCCCCGCTCCCGCTCGAGACATGGTGTTGTACAGTCCAGCTGGATTCGCACAGATTGATTTTGGCAAACCTGCCCTGGCCATGGTCAAGGCAAGTGACTCACTGAGTCGGCGCACGTTTGACTTGGAAGCCGAAGCTGAGAACCCACTGAAGTACGCTGACGAACTCTTCGACCAGCATCTTAGTTGTGAGTTGAAAGAGCTGGAACCACGTAACGCCATTCTCGACGAGCTGCATGATTTCGTGATCAGCGTGCAAGCGGGTGGCGTTCCTGTCGTCGACGGGAATGCAGGTGCTCGCGCCGTGACGGTTGCTGAAGCGATCCTGGATGCGATTGCGGAGCGATCTTGGTATGCCAACGCTTCCGATGATGAAATCGGTGCCAAAGGCCAACCTCGTCGTCGTATCGAGCAAGATCGCGTCGCTCCACGTCGGGCTGCTTAG
- a CDS encoding AAA family ATPase produces the protein MAPVAELAKRVIGNVELAIVGKRKQLVLSLVAWLSGGHILLEDVPGVAKTMLARALAKSLGCQFKRVQCTPDLLPTDVTGTSIFNQKESEFEFRAGPVFTQILLADEINRATPRTQASLLEAMAEGRVTVDGNTYTLKPPFLVIATQNPVDHEGTFPLPEAQLDRFLMRFSLGYPTVEEEMRMLDMLQFTHPIDTIGAVATAEQLVKAQSTIRDVHVDPRVRHYILQVVHETRHNENLALGGSPRATIALFRCSQAMAAIRGRSFVLPDDVKKIIAPVMNHRLILRPESRLRKLTTEQVLEDILGEIAVPTIQS, from the coding sequence GTGGCTCCGGTCGCGGAACTTGCCAAAAGAGTCATCGGCAACGTGGAACTGGCGATCGTTGGCAAACGCAAACAACTCGTCTTGTCCCTGGTCGCTTGGCTCAGCGGCGGCCATATTCTGCTGGAAGATGTGCCCGGCGTCGCCAAAACGATGCTGGCCAGGGCGTTGGCGAAAAGCTTGGGATGCCAGTTCAAACGGGTACAGTGCACACCCGACCTGTTGCCCACCGACGTCACGGGAACCTCAATTTTCAACCAGAAGGAATCGGAGTTTGAGTTTCGAGCGGGCCCCGTCTTCACTCAGATTTTGCTCGCCGATGAAATCAATCGAGCCACGCCGCGAACCCAAGCCTCGCTACTTGAGGCCATGGCCGAAGGACGTGTCACCGTTGATGGGAACACCTACACACTGAAACCACCTTTTCTGGTCATCGCGACGCAAAACCCGGTCGACCACGAGGGCACGTTCCCGCTTCCCGAGGCTCAGCTGGACCGATTTCTGATGCGGTTTTCGCTCGGATACCCGACCGTCGAAGAGGAGATGCGGATGCTCGACATGCTCCAGTTCACGCATCCGATCGACACCATCGGCGCGGTCGCAACGGCTGAGCAACTCGTCAAAGCACAGTCGACGATCCGTGATGTTCATGTCGATCCACGAGTTCGCCATTACATATTACAAGTGGTGCACGAAACGCGGCACAACGAAAACCTGGCCTTGGGGGGAAGCCCTCGTGCCACGATCGCGCTGTTCCGGTGCTCGCAAGCGATGGCCGCCATCCGAGGTCGCAGCTTCGTCTTGCCCGACGATGTCAAGAAAATCATTGCGCCAGTGATGAATCACCGCTTAATCCTGCGGCCGGAAAGTCGCTTGCGAAAGCTGACCACCGAACAAGTACTCGAGGATATTCTCGGTGAGATCGCCGTCCCGACGATCCAGTCGTAA
- the lpxC gene encoding UDP-3-O-acyl-N-acetylglucosamine deacetylase, producing MIGYRNEHTIATSCEVVGRGYWSGQEVCVRFHPAPVNSGVVLCRTDLPGQPTCPAKSTHADGIQFRTNLCLGEAKFEMVEHLLAALAGLEIDNCFVEIDAVELPGLDGSSDAFVRCLQKAGLVIQAASRSRLVIEETFKVTLDDASIEVSPSTDGLPTYAYQLDYGVNSCIKRQSFTIVTAPREFARQVAPARTFVTLDQAEQLRSSGVALHVTNRDLLVIGEHGVVDNELRFRNECARHKTLDLIGDLSLAGVDLIGKFCSDRGGHRLNGILASRLAEMVASAERSNSNRESQSRRFAA from the coding sequence ATGATCGGGTACCGAAACGAACATACGATCGCAACCAGCTGTGAAGTGGTCGGCCGTGGATACTGGAGTGGACAAGAAGTCTGCGTTCGGTTCCATCCCGCGCCGGTCAATTCAGGCGTCGTGTTGTGTCGCACCGACCTACCGGGGCAGCCAACCTGCCCCGCGAAGTCGACGCATGCCGATGGCATTCAGTTTCGAACCAATCTTTGTCTTGGGGAAGCTAAGTTTGAGATGGTCGAGCATTTGCTCGCCGCTCTTGCTGGTCTTGAAATCGATAATTGCTTCGTTGAGATCGACGCAGTTGAACTGCCAGGTTTGGACGGAAGCAGTGATGCTTTCGTGCGGTGTCTGCAGAAGGCCGGGTTGGTCATTCAAGCTGCGAGCCGATCGCGTCTTGTAATTGAGGAAACCTTCAAGGTGACCTTGGATGATGCTTCGATTGAAGTTTCACCCAGTACCGATGGGCTGCCAACGTACGCCTATCAGCTTGATTACGGCGTCAACAGTTGTATCAAGCGGCAATCTTTCACAATCGTAACGGCCCCACGTGAGTTCGCTCGCCAGGTTGCTCCCGCGCGGACATTTGTCACGCTGGATCAAGCCGAGCAATTGCGAAGCAGCGGAGTTGCGTTACATGTCACTAATCGTGATTTGTTAGTAATCGGCGAGCACGGTGTGGTCGATAATGAATTACGGTTCCGAAACGAATGTGCTCGTCACAAGACTCTCGACTTGATCGGGGATTTGTCTTTGGCGGGTGTCGATCTAATAGGGAAGTTTTGTTCGGACCGAGGCGGTCACCGTCTCAATGGCATCTTGGCGAGTCGATTAGCTGAGATGGTTGCTTCGGCAGAGCGTTCGAATTCGAATCGCGAAAGCCAGTCGCGACGATTCGCTGCTTAG
- a CDS encoding M28 family peptidase, whose protein sequence is MRFTLTPSSIGSVIGSAIDQTFWLRTGLLVTYAWGLAFSMASDLGAENTRSSDMVNDLKFLTSEELAGRSSVDPTIQVAAKHLSDRFEAIGLDTNLFAGSAMQEVEIPVAPTAASAEANQLAFVVEADSGTTDSGTTDSESSVAAFVDSLQLATDFMPMAIGSTKGTVRAPLVWAGYGITAEDYQYDDYAGIDVQGKVVMILRKEPGAGNPASPFDGVKNTRHAFFATKIATAIDAGAAAVIMVNDAESADRKVKDVQKRQAAESRRMSAIQDQLEKLPTDAVNVRTRLTNQLDRVSDMIAAMELEVANARRGLLGISEAGASPLTGSEKLFDEETGKRITRPAIPVVSLTRDVVDQLLKSVGRIEPASLKSEAKDLQGLEQIELAIDSDWRPRSFEIPDVTVRLDVQLTPAIAKSSNVVGTLAGAGSLANEVVVIGAHYDHVGMGGRGSLAPGTVAIHNGADDNASGTAVLLQSAERLVKKLSGLQNRRRLLFIAFTGEERGLLGSKHYVKYPRFPIGDTVAMVNMDMVGRLQDNELTVYGTESASVMNELLDQANQTAAFDLFRVGSGYGPSDHSSFYEAGIPVLFFFTGLHSDYHRPSDDFDKLNLDGMSRITDIVCQVSERLATMPERPVYTQTEKNVQIRRQLAVFMGVKLSQQPGEVVFSSVLATGPAAAGGLVAGDRLVAIAGKSIEEVDQVFDVLRKHSAGDALPIEVKRGSQTLKMKVKLGNR, encoded by the coding sequence ATGCGATTTACGTTAACTCCCAGCTCAATCGGCAGTGTAATTGGCAGTGCGATCGACCAAACATTCTGGCTTCGAACGGGGCTGCTTGTCACGTACGCTTGGGGTCTCGCGTTCAGCATGGCGTCGGATTTGGGAGCGGAAAACACGCGTTCCAGCGACATGGTTAACGACCTGAAGTTCTTAACCAGTGAAGAGCTGGCCGGGCGCAGCAGCGTGGACCCTACGATCCAAGTCGCCGCCAAACACTTGTCTGATCGATTTGAAGCGATCGGATTGGACACGAACTTGTTCGCGGGTTCAGCTATGCAGGAGGTCGAAATCCCGGTCGCGCCAACGGCCGCCTCCGCTGAAGCGAATCAATTGGCGTTTGTTGTCGAAGCGGATTCTGGAACTACGGATTCTGGAACCACGGATTCAGAATCTTCGGTGGCCGCATTTGTCGATTCGCTCCAGTTGGCGACTGACTTCATGCCAATGGCGATTGGCAGTACGAAGGGAACCGTCCGGGCACCCTTGGTTTGGGCTGGTTATGGGATCACGGCGGAGGACTATCAGTACGATGACTACGCCGGGATCGACGTGCAGGGGAAGGTCGTGATGATCTTGCGAAAAGAACCTGGGGCGGGCAACCCAGCCAGCCCATTTGACGGTGTTAAGAACACCCGGCACGCGTTCTTTGCCACCAAAATTGCGACCGCAATCGATGCGGGAGCCGCCGCGGTGATCATGGTCAACGATGCGGAGAGCGCAGATCGAAAAGTGAAGGACGTGCAAAAACGTCAAGCCGCTGAATCAAGACGCATGTCGGCGATCCAGGACCAGCTGGAAAAACTGCCAACCGATGCCGTCAACGTGAGAACGCGTCTGACAAACCAGCTCGATCGCGTCAGCGACATGATCGCTGCCATGGAACTTGAAGTGGCCAACGCACGTCGTGGTTTGTTGGGGATCTCCGAAGCCGGTGCGTCACCGCTAACGGGCAGCGAGAAACTGTTTGATGAAGAGACAGGAAAACGAATCACCCGTCCCGCGATTCCTGTCGTCAGTCTGACTCGTGATGTGGTCGATCAACTGCTTAAAAGTGTCGGCCGGATAGAACCGGCTTCACTCAAAAGCGAAGCGAAAGACCTCCAAGGACTCGAACAAATTGAACTTGCGATTGATTCTGATTGGCGACCGAGGAGTTTTGAGATTCCCGATGTTACCGTTCGGTTGGATGTGCAGTTAACGCCAGCGATCGCGAAAAGTTCCAACGTCGTTGGCACGCTGGCGGGTGCTGGTTCATTGGCCAATGAGGTCGTTGTGATTGGTGCCCACTATGACCATGTTGGTATGGGCGGTCGCGGTTCGTTGGCTCCCGGCACGGTCGCGATTCACAACGGGGCTGATGACAATGCCAGTGGAACGGCAGTTTTGCTGCAATCGGCTGAGCGGTTAGTGAAAAAACTCAGTGGACTCCAGAACCGGCGACGATTGTTGTTCATCGCCTTCACCGGCGAAGAGCGAGGTCTACTGGGCAGCAAGCATTACGTGAAATACCCACGGTTTCCGATCGGTGATACGGTCGCAATGGTCAATATGGATATGGTTGGCCGTCTGCAGGACAATGAACTGACCGTTTATGGAACGGAATCCGCTAGCGTCATGAACGAACTGTTGGATCAAGCCAATCAAACGGCGGCGTTTGACCTGTTCCGGGTGGGGAGCGGATACGGCCCCAGTGACCACTCCTCGTTCTATGAAGCGGGCATTCCGGTGTTGTTTTTCTTCACGGGGCTACATTCGGATTACCACCGGCCAAGTGATGATTTTGACAAACTTAACCTGGATGGCATGAGTCGGATAACCGATATCGTTTGTCAGGTTAGCGAGCGATTGGCGACAATGCCTGAGCGTCCGGTTTACACGCAGACAGAAAAGAACGTCCAAATTCGGCGCCAATTGGCGGTGTTCATGGGGGTGAAACTGTCTCAACAGCCCGGCGAGGTGGTATTCTCGTCAGTCCTTGCGACTGGTCCTGCTGCGGCGGGAGGTTTAGTAGCTGGGGATCGACTGGTTGCTATTGCTGGCAAATCGATCGAGGAGGTTGATCAAGTTTTTGACGTCTTGCGAAAGCACTCAGCCGGTGATGCGTTGCCGATTGAAGTTAAACGTGGTTCGCAAACGCTGAAAATGAAGGTCAAGTTAGGAAATCGCTGA